In a genomic window of Arthrobacter woluwensis:
- a CDS encoding MFS transporter, with amino-acid sequence MDSGSTLTAAPVTGAGPRTSPASGLAVSDLLWSRRTWLLLVTLCIVLALDGLDVSMVGVALPSIGQELGLGTGSLQWIVSAYVLGYGALLLLGGRMADLLGRRRVFLVALSVFGLASLLGGLVSDPTLLIATRFIKGLAAAFTAPAGFSIITTNFVEGPARNKAISIYATFGASGYSLGLVVGGFMTELSWRWTFLVSVPVAAVVLLMALRFIPRDRPAAEGGHDIWGALTLAVGMLGLVFTVVQAPDSGWTSPFTIGGFVLSAVILALFGLIETRTRHPLIRFGILREGWVARANLAAVALFGSYLSFQFIVTLFLQSVLGWAPLSMALALLPAGLLVVSSAPFADKLIDRFGATRLIVVGLTALTAGYAWFLRIGPDINYVVDVLPSVLLLGVGFALGFPAINVQATAGIHDDEQGLAAGLIQSSTQVGAALVLAVTTAIVTSGSHGGSPTHDASAMLAQFRPGLVLSMVIAVVGLAIALFPQRRRSRV; translated from the coding sequence ATGGATTCAGGAAGCACACTGACCGCAGCCCCCGTGACAGGGGCCGGCCCCCGGACCTCCCCGGCATCCGGCCTGGCTGTCTCCGACCTTCTCTGGAGCCGCCGCACCTGGCTGCTCCTCGTGACCCTTTGCATCGTTCTCGCCCTCGACGGCCTCGACGTCTCCATGGTGGGCGTCGCCCTTCCCTCCATCGGCCAGGAACTCGGACTCGGAACCGGCTCCCTCCAGTGGATCGTCTCGGCCTACGTCCTCGGCTACGGCGCCCTGCTGCTGCTCGGCGGCCGCATGGCGGACCTCCTCGGCCGCCGCCGGGTGTTCCTGGTGGCCCTGAGCGTCTTCGGCCTCGCCTCCCTGCTGGGCGGCCTGGTCAGCGACCCCACCCTGCTGATCGCCACCCGTTTCATCAAGGGACTGGCCGCCGCGTTCACGGCCCCGGCCGGTTTCTCGATCATCACCACCAACTTCGTCGAGGGCCCCGCCCGCAACAAGGCGATCTCCATCTACGCGACCTTCGGCGCCAGTGGCTATTCGCTGGGCCTCGTGGTGGGCGGCTTCATGACCGAACTGAGCTGGCGCTGGACCTTCCTGGTCTCTGTCCCGGTCGCAGCGGTGGTCCTGCTCATGGCCCTGCGGTTCATCCCGCGTGACCGTCCTGCGGCCGAAGGCGGACACGACATCTGGGGCGCCCTCACGCTGGCCGTCGGCATGCTCGGCCTCGTGTTCACCGTGGTCCAGGCGCCCGATTCCGGCTGGACCTCGCCGTTCACCATCGGTGGTTTCGTCCTCTCCGCCGTGATCCTGGCGCTGTTCGGACTCATCGAGACCCGCACGCGTCACCCCCTCATCCGCTTCGGAATCCTCCGGGAGGGCTGGGTGGCACGCGCCAACCTCGCCGCCGTCGCGCTCTTCGGCTCCTACCTGAGCTTCCAGTTCATCGTCACGCTGTTCCTGCAGTCAGTTCTCGGCTGGGCACCGCTCTCGATGGCACTGGCTCTCCTGCCCGCCGGACTCCTGGTGGTCAGCAGCGCCCCGTTCGCGGACAAGCTCATCGACCGCTTCGGCGCCACCCGCCTGATCGTGGTCGGGCTGACCGCCCTGACGGCCGGGTACGCCTGGTTCCTGCGCATCGGCCCGGACATCAACTACGTGGTCGACGTCTTGCCGTCGGTCCTCCTGCTCGGCGTCGGCTTCGCCCTCGGTTTCCCGGCCATCAACGTGCAGGCGACGGCGGGCATCCACGACGACGAGCAGGGCCTCGCCGCAGGCCTCATCCAATCGAGCACCCAGGTGGGCGCGGCGCTCGTCCTCGCCGTGACGACGGCGATCGTCACCTCGGGCTCGCACGGCGGTTCCCCGACCCATGACGCCTCCGCGATGCTCGCCCAGTTCCGCCCGGGCCTCGTGCTCAGCATGGTGATCGCGGTGGTCGGTCTCGCCATCGCGCTCTTCCCGCAGCGCCGCCGGTCGCGCGTCTGA
- a CDS encoding MarR family winged helix-turn-helix transcriptional regulator, whose protein sequence is MSTTDATALVEQWRSVQSCYLKTSNTLDRELASHFGIGLNDFETLDLLAEYGDAECRMKDLTQVSPMTQSALSKIVDRLEKAGYVHRSACSEDRRSLVVGLTDAGVRMHEDAAKIHREVLQSALSTTES, encoded by the coding sequence ATGTCAACTACAGACGCCACGGCCCTCGTGGAGCAATGGCGCTCCGTGCAGAGCTGCTATCTCAAGACCTCCAACACCTTGGACCGCGAGCTGGCCTCGCACTTCGGGATCGGGCTCAACGACTTCGAGACCCTGGACCTCCTCGCCGAATACGGGGACGCCGAGTGCCGGATGAAGGACCTCACCCAGGTCTCCCCCATGACACAGAGCGCCCTGAGCAAGATCGTCGACCGGCTCGAGAAGGCCGGCTATGTCCACCGCTCGGCATGCAGCGAGGACCGGCGCTCGCTCGTGGTCGGGCTCACCGACGCCGGGGTCCGCATGCATGAGGACGCCGCGAAGATCCACCGCGAGGTCCTGCAGAGCGCACTCTCCACGACGGAGTCCTGA
- a CDS encoding GuaB3 family IMP dehydrogenase-related protein: MTYEIEIGRGKRGRRAYGLDDIAIIPNRRTRDPQDVSVSWQIDAYKFDMPVIAAPMDSVMSPTTAIRLGELGGLGVLDLEGLWTRFKDPQAQLDRIAELQQESPSELVTRTLQEIYQAPIQAELITQRLAEIRAAGVTVAGSLTPQRTQEFYKTVVAAGVDIFVIRGTTVSAEHVSKTTEPLNLKQFIYELDVPVIVGGAAGYTPALHLMRTGAAGVLVGFGGGATTTTRRALGIHSPLASAISDVAAARRDYLDESGGRYVHVIADGGMGTSGDIVKAIAMGADAVMLGSALARAEEAPGKGWHWGAEAHHPEIPRGDRVQMGTVGPMEEVLFGPGHHTDGTSNLIGALRRSMATTGYSDLKEFQRVDVVVRPRH; this comes from the coding sequence GTGACTTACGAGATTGAGATTGGCCGTGGGAAGCGCGGACGCCGTGCGTATGGACTCGATGACATCGCGATCATCCCCAACCGCCGGACCCGTGACCCGCAGGACGTGAGCGTGTCCTGGCAGATCGACGCCTACAAGTTCGACATGCCGGTGATCGCCGCTCCGATGGACTCGGTCATGTCCCCGACCACGGCCATCCGCCTCGGCGAGCTCGGCGGCCTCGGCGTGCTGGACCTCGAAGGTCTCTGGACCCGTTTTAAGGACCCGCAGGCCCAGCTGGACCGCATCGCAGAACTGCAGCAGGAGTCCCCGAGCGAGCTCGTGACCCGCACCCTGCAGGAGATCTACCAGGCTCCGATCCAGGCCGAGCTCATCACGCAGCGTCTTGCCGAGATCCGTGCCGCCGGTGTCACCGTGGCGGGTTCGCTCACGCCGCAGCGCACTCAGGAGTTCTACAAGACCGTCGTGGCCGCCGGCGTCGACATCTTCGTCATCCGCGGCACCACCGTGTCGGCCGAGCATGTCTCCAAGACCACGGAGCCTCTCAATCTCAAGCAGTTCATCTACGAGCTGGACGTCCCGGTGATCGTGGGCGGCGCCGCCGGGTACACCCCGGCGCTGCACCTCATGCGCACCGGTGCGGCCGGCGTCCTCGTGGGCTTCGGTGGTGGCGCCACCACCACGACGCGCCGCGCTCTCGGCATCCACTCGCCGCTGGCCTCGGCCATCTCGGACGTCGCCGCCGCACGTCGCGACTACCTTGATGAGTCCGGCGGTCGTTACGTGCACGTGATCGCCGACGGCGGGATGGGCACCTCGGGCGACATCGTGAAGGCCATCGCCATGGGCGCCGACGCCGTCATGCTCGGCTCCGCTCTGGCACGCGCCGAAGAGGCCCCGGGCAAGGGCTGGCACTGGGGCGCCGAGGCACACCACCCGGAGATCCCGCGCGGCGACCGCGTCCAGATGGGCACCGTCGGGCCGATGGAGGAGGTCCTCTTCGGGCCGGGCCACCACACCGACGGCACCTCCAACCTGATCGGCGCCCTGCGCCGGTCCATGGCGACCACGGGCTACTCGGACCTCAAGGAGTTCCAGCGCGTGGATGTCGTGGTGCGCCCGCGGCACTGA
- a CDS encoding glycerol-3-phosphate dehydrogenase/oxidase, with protein MSQNASSKVLGPEQRELSIEALKKTTEPGQELDILIVGGGVVGAGAALDAVTRGLKVGIVEQRDWASGTSSRSSKLIHGGLRYLEMLDFALVTEALQERGLLIQRIAPHLVRPVPFLYPLSKRFVERPYVGAGILLYDTLGMTSGNARGVPMHKHLTRRGTLKAAPSLKDDAMVGSIRYYDAQVDDARLVVNIIRTAAGYGAHAVNRMKVVEFLREGERVVGARLENMEDGSTFDVAAKQVVNATGVWTDETQALVTDRGQLKVRASKGIHLVVPRDRFQSTVGLILRTEKSVLFVIPWGRHWIIGTTDTDWKLDKAHPAASSKDIDYVLEHVNKVLKRPLTREDVEGVYAGLRPLLAGENDSTAKLSREHVVAHPVPGLVVVAGGKLTTYRVMAKDAVDEAVRGLDDRVAPSCTEGIPLLGAEGYKAAWNRRHRSAEEAGVHVARVEHLLNRYGSETQELLDLIRERPELAEPLPGADDYLGAEVVFATTHEGARHVHDVLTRRTRISIESWDRGVSAVPVVARLMGEVLGWSPVQEESEIKHYLARVEAERLSQEQPDDESADAARIGVDDIIPLR; from the coding sequence ATGAGCCAGAATGCCAGCAGCAAGGTCCTCGGTCCGGAACAGCGCGAGTTGTCCATCGAGGCACTCAAGAAGACCACGGAGCCGGGTCAGGAACTCGACATCCTGATCGTGGGCGGTGGTGTGGTCGGGGCCGGCGCCGCCCTCGACGCCGTCACCCGCGGTCTCAAGGTCGGCATCGTCGAGCAGCGTGACTGGGCCTCCGGCACTAGTTCCCGCTCGTCGAAGCTCATCCACGGCGGTCTCCGCTACCTCGAGATGCTGGACTTCGCTCTCGTCACGGAAGCTTTGCAGGAACGCGGTCTGCTGATCCAGCGCATCGCGCCGCACCTGGTCCGGCCCGTGCCGTTCCTGTACCCGCTGTCCAAGAGGTTCGTCGAGCGCCCGTATGTCGGCGCCGGCATCCTCCTCTATGACACGCTCGGCATGACCAGCGGCAACGCCCGCGGCGTCCCCATGCACAAGCACCTCACGCGGCGCGGCACGCTCAAGGCGGCTCCGAGTCTCAAGGATGACGCCATGGTGGGCTCCATCCGTTACTACGACGCCCAGGTGGACGACGCTCGCCTGGTGGTGAACATCATCCGCACCGCCGCCGGCTATGGCGCTCACGCCGTCAACCGCATGAAAGTGGTCGAATTCCTCCGCGAGGGCGAGCGCGTGGTGGGCGCGCGCCTGGAGAACATGGAGGACGGCAGCACGTTCGACGTCGCCGCCAAGCAGGTCGTGAACGCCACCGGTGTGTGGACGGATGAGACGCAGGCCCTGGTCACCGACCGTGGTCAGCTCAAGGTCCGCGCGTCCAAGGGCATCCACCTGGTGGTTCCCCGGGACCGGTTCCAGTCGACGGTCGGACTGATCCTCCGCACCGAGAAGAGCGTCCTGTTCGTCATCCCGTGGGGCCGCCACTGGATCATCGGCACCACGGACACCGACTGGAAGCTGGACAAGGCCCATCCGGCGGCCTCCAGCAAGGACATCGACTACGTCCTGGAGCACGTCAACAAGGTGCTCAAGCGCCCTCTGACCAGGGAGGACGTGGAGGGCGTGTACGCCGGGCTCCGTCCGCTCCTGGCCGGTGAGAACGACTCGACGGCGAAGCTCTCCCGGGAACACGTCGTGGCCCATCCGGTGCCGGGCCTCGTGGTGGTGGCCGGCGGCAAGCTGACCACGTACCGCGTGATGGCCAAGGACGCCGTGGACGAGGCGGTGCGTGGCCTCGACGACCGGGTCGCCCCGAGCTGCACCGAGGGCATCCCGCTCCTCGGAGCCGAAGGCTACAAGGCCGCCTGGAACCGCCGTCATCGCAGTGCGGAGGAAGCGGGCGTGCATGTGGCCCGGGTGGAGCATCTCCTGAATCGCTACGGTTCGGAGACCCAGGAGCTCCTGGACCTGATCCGGGAACGGCCCGAGTTGGCGGAACCGTTGCCGGGAGCGGATGATTATCTGGGTGCCGAAGTGGTCTTTGCGACTACCCACGAGGGCGCTCGTCATGTGCATGATGTCCTCACGCGCAGGACCAGGATCTCCATCGAGTCCTGGGACCGTGGAGTCTCGGCGGTGCCCGTGGTGGCCCGCCTCATGGGCGAGGTGCTCGGCTGGAGCCCCGTCCAGGAGGAGAGCGAGATCAAGCACTACCTGGCCCGGGTGGAGGCCGAACGCCTGTCGCAGGAGCAACCGGACGACGAGTCCGCCGATGCGGCGCGGATCGGCGTGGACGACATCATTCCGCTCCGCTGA
- a CDS encoding PTS sugar transporter subunit IIA — protein sequence MAEDLNRYDAELTLPSMVILEMEATDREDAAAQLAQRLFTAGRVSNLEGFLESVNSREHQMATGLPGGIGLPHARSEFVTQPSIAVGVTRYGHSLDFGAADGPANLILLIATPAQSFSEHLEVLATLARSLSKESYRESLRRAHDPEVIAELINTSLVFFDH from the coding sequence GTGGCTGAGGATCTTAACCGTTATGACGCTGAGCTCACCCTGCCCAGCATGGTGATCCTGGAAATGGAAGCCACGGACCGGGAGGACGCCGCGGCGCAGCTCGCGCAGCGGCTCTTCACGGCCGGGCGAGTGTCCAATCTGGAAGGCTTCCTCGAGAGCGTCAACTCCCGTGAGCACCAGATGGCGACCGGTCTGCCGGGCGGCATCGGGCTCCCGCATGCCCGCAGCGAATTCGTCACCCAGCCGTCGATCGCCGTCGGCGTCACCAGGTACGGGCACTCGCTCGACTTCGGCGCCGCGGACGGACCGGCCAATCTGATCCTGCTGATCGCCACCCCGGCCCAGTCGTTCTCGGAGCACCTCGAAGTGCTCGCGACGCTGGCGCGCTCGCTGTCCAAGGAGAGCTACCGTGAGTCCCTCCGCCGGGCTCACGATCCCGAAGTCATCGCCGAGCTGATCAACACTTCGCTGGTGTTCTTCGATCACTGA
- a CDS encoding excalibur calcium-binding domain-containing protein codes for MTAAQVRQTQADVAKAKAVAEAARKKAQEAARQKAAAAELQKAAAAAQQAAAEAQKPQAPAEQTPRRFVPEAPQNPPAPVAPAAPDPGSVYYANCAAVRAAGAAPIHIGQPGYSPKLDRDGDGVGCE; via the coding sequence ATGACAGCCGCCCAGGTGCGTCAGACTCAGGCGGATGTCGCCAAGGCGAAGGCCGTGGCAGAGGCTGCGCGCAAGAAGGCCCAGGAGGCGGCCCGGCAGAAAGCTGCGGCGGCAGAGCTGCAGAAGGCTGCAGCAGCGGCCCAGCAGGCCGCCGCTGAGGCGCAGAAACCCCAGGCGCCGGCGGAGCAGACGCCTCGCCGGTTCGTGCCGGAAGCACCCCAGAACCCGCCCGCACCGGTGGCTCCCGCAGCCCCGGATCCGGGCTCGGTGTACTACGCCAACTGTGCTGCGGTGAGGGCGGCAGGTGCGGCTCCGATTCATATCGGTCAGCCGGGATACAGCCCGAAACTGGACCGCGACGGCGACGGAGTCGGCTGCGAATAG
- a CDS encoding ABC transporter ATP-binding protein: MPEAAAALPRPGNRLPIAASAQVRAEAWRLLRRNRRGLVGVMVFYAAAAIMGLVGPFIIGRLVDTVTTGTTMSTVTALSVTLLGSVVAQALLQRLASYRSMVLGEKVFADLREEFMGDVTSLPLSTVERAGTGDLLSRTTNDVEALSHAVRFGVPRLLVAVVTVTLTLAAALVVSPLLGLGLLVSAPFIIPVTRWYLKRSGPGYQREHAAYGTIDGTISEAADGALTVDALSLGPQRIHRTRAAIREAFEAEKYTLWLRSMLFPVTELALWLPAVLVVLWGGWLVSVGAVSAGSVAAVALYAVALVEPVNTLIMWLDELQFGAASLARIVGVKEVPADREVSGETPDGSRISVRGATFAYRAGRNVLHGVDLELVPGERLAMVGPSGAGKSTLGRLIAGINPPSSGAVTVGGVPLVDLPVEELRREVALVTQEHHVFVGTLADNLRLGKEEASDAELLAALDDVGAAPWFSALKDGLETELGSGGHALTPSQAQELALARLVLADPHTLVLDEATSLIDPQAARSVERSLGAVLSGRTVVAIAHRLHTAHDADRVAVVEDGRITELGSHDELLALDGSYAALWRSWRSE, from the coding sequence CTGCCCGAGGCAGCAGCGGCCCTCCCCCGCCCCGGCAACCGCCTGCCCATCGCCGCGTCCGCCCAGGTGCGTGCGGAGGCATGGCGGCTGCTCCGGCGCAACCGGCGCGGCCTGGTCGGCGTGATGGTGTTCTACGCGGCCGCCGCGATCATGGGCCTGGTGGGGCCGTTCATCATCGGGCGGCTGGTCGACACCGTCACGACGGGAACCACCATGTCCACCGTGACCGCTCTGAGTGTGACCCTCCTGGGATCGGTGGTGGCGCAGGCACTGCTGCAGCGGCTCGCCTCCTACCGTTCGATGGTCCTCGGCGAGAAGGTGTTCGCTGACCTCCGCGAGGAGTTCATGGGCGACGTCACCTCGCTGCCCCTTTCCACCGTGGAACGCGCCGGCACGGGCGATCTGCTCTCCCGCACGACCAACGACGTCGAAGCGCTCTCCCACGCGGTGCGCTTCGGGGTGCCCCGGCTCCTGGTCGCCGTCGTCACCGTGACGCTGACGCTGGCCGCAGCGCTCGTGGTGTCCCCGCTGCTCGGCCTCGGACTGCTGGTCAGCGCGCCGTTCATCATCCCGGTCACCCGCTGGTACCTCAAGCGCTCGGGCCCCGGCTACCAGCGCGAGCACGCGGCGTACGGCACCATCGATGGGACCATCTCCGAGGCGGCGGACGGCGCCCTCACGGTGGACGCTCTCAGCCTCGGACCCCAGCGGATCCACCGCACCCGGGCCGCGATCCGTGAGGCCTTCGAAGCGGAGAAGTACACGCTGTGGCTCCGCTCGATGCTGTTCCCGGTGACCGAGCTGGCCCTGTGGCTGCCGGCCGTGCTGGTGGTCCTCTGGGGCGGGTGGCTGGTCTCCGTCGGCGCCGTGTCCGCGGGGTCCGTGGCCGCCGTCGCGCTGTATGCCGTGGCCCTCGTGGAACCGGTGAACACCCTCATCATGTGGCTCGATGAACTGCAGTTCGGCGCCGCCTCACTCGCGAGGATCGTGGGCGTCAAGGAGGTTCCCGCGGACCGTGAGGTGAGCGGCGAGACCCCCGACGGCAGCCGGATCTCGGTCCGCGGGGCGACCTTCGCGTACCGGGCGGGGCGGAACGTCCTGCACGGGGTGGATCTGGAACTGGTGCCCGGCGAGCGGCTCGCCATGGTGGGTCCGTCGGGCGCCGGCAAGTCGACGCTCGGCCGCCTGATCGCCGGCATCAACCCGCCGTCGTCCGGAGCAGTCACCGTCGGCGGAGTGCCGCTCGTGGACCTGCCGGTGGAGGAGCTCCGTCGCGAGGTGGCCCTCGTGACGCAGGAACACCACGTGTTCGTGGGTACCCTGGCGGACAATCTGCGCCTCGGCAAGGAGGAGGCGAGCGACGCCGAGCTGCTCGCCGCCCTGGACGATGTGGGAGCCGCGCCGTGGTTCTCCGCGCTCAAGGACGGCCTGGAGACGGAGCTGGGCTCGGGAGGTCACGCGCTGACCCCGTCGCAGGCCCAGGAGCTCGCCCTGGCCCGTCTGGTGCTGGCCGACCCTCACACGCTCGTGCTCGATGAGGCGACCAGCCTCATCGATCCGCAAGCGGCACGGAGTGTGGAACGCTCCCTCGGGGCCGTGCTGAGCGGCCGCACCGTGGTGGCGATCGCGCACCGCCTGCACACAGCCCACGACGCCGACCGGGTCGCCGTCGTGGAGGACGGCCGGATCACCGAACTCGGCAGTCACGACGAACTGCTGGCGCTCGACGGTTCCTATGCCGCCCTGTGGCGGTCATGGCGCAGCGAGTGA
- a CDS encoding Dyp-type peroxidase, protein MTAHSLPPGGGYTAGSITQNVSGPLTRSAVFLVLSVADDPGALDTVRDVLSDLDGLVKTVGFRDLNGRLSCTVGIGDRVWAPLSGLPRPAELHPFREIVGSTHTAVSTPGDLLFHIRSDRQDLCFEFERLLLAALGTSVSTVDEVSGFRYFDARDLLGFIDGTANPVGPDLPESALVGEEDPQFAGGSYVVVQKYLHPISAWQGLTTEQQEKIIGRTKADNVELDDAVHGQKSHKTLATITDENGEHDIVRDNMPFGTPGAGAFGTYFIGYSRHLWVIEKMLERMFIGDPPGLHDRLLDFSTAETGTTFFVPTAEMLAGLGDTAAAAEAPAPPAEEDVPAVAEPAVVAPEAAAPAPATAPAAGSLGIGSLRNVPLPDRP, encoded by the coding sequence GTGACGGCGCACAGCCTGCCGCCGGGAGGCGGCTACACGGCGGGGTCCATCACCCAGAACGTGTCCGGTCCGTTGACCCGCTCCGCCGTCTTCCTGGTGCTGTCCGTCGCGGACGATCCGGGCGCGCTGGACACCGTCCGCGACGTCCTCTCGGACCTGGACGGCCTCGTCAAGACCGTGGGATTCCGTGACCTGAACGGCCGCCTGTCCTGCACCGTCGGAATCGGGGATCGCGTCTGGGCGCCACTGTCCGGCCTGCCCCGGCCCGCAGAACTCCATCCCTTCCGCGAGATCGTGGGCAGCACCCACACCGCCGTCTCGACTCCGGGTGACCTGCTCTTCCATATCCGCTCGGACCGCCAGGACCTCTGCTTCGAATTCGAACGCCTCCTGCTGGCCGCCCTCGGGACGTCCGTGAGCACCGTGGACGAGGTCTCAGGATTCCGGTACTTCGACGCCCGTGATCTGCTCGGCTTCATCGACGGCACCGCCAATCCCGTAGGCCCTGACCTCCCTGAGTCCGCCCTGGTGGGAGAGGAGGACCCTCAGTTCGCCGGCGGCAGCTACGTGGTGGTCCAGAAGTACCTGCACCCGATCAGCGCCTGGCAGGGCCTCACCACGGAGCAGCAGGAGAAGATCATCGGCCGCACCAAGGCCGACAACGTCGAACTCGACGATGCCGTGCACGGCCAGAAGTCCCACAAGACCCTCGCCACCATCACGGATGAGAACGGCGAGCACGACATCGTGCGGGACAACATGCCGTTCGGCACTCCGGGCGCCGGCGCCTTCGGAACCTACTTCATCGGGTACTCCCGGCACCTCTGGGTGATCGAGAAGATGCTCGAACGCATGTTCATCGGCGACCCTCCCGGACTGCATGACCGGCTGCTGGACTTCTCGACGGCGGAGACCGGCACCACGTTCTTCGTCCCCACCGCCGAGATGCTCGCCGGCCTGGGCGATACCGCCGCTGCCGCGGAAGCTCCGGCGCCGCCCGCCGAGGAGGACGTGCCCGCGGTGGCGGAGCCCGCCGTCGTCGCGCCGGAGGCGGCCGCTCCCGCCCCGGCGACCGCACCTGCCGCCGGTTCCCTGGGGATCGGTTCCCTCCGGAACGTCCCACTTCCTGATCGCCCCTGA
- a CDS encoding family 1 encapsulin nanocompartment shell protein, with the protein MNHLLREHAPITRDTWAMIDDEAKTRLSAALGARRLVDFAGPLGWQHSATSTGRVGPVVSAPAEGVIARPRKVLPLAEVRAGFSMSREELDAATRGAVDVDFATLDAAARKIAEVENSAVFDGWDELGMTGIAAASPHTPIQTGDDPRRLAVHVAAAVAALKNSGIGGPYGLALGYDAWVNATGGNDMGGSPLLTHLQRILEGPVQWTPGINSSVVLSLRGGDFILESGEDLAVGYADHSAASVELYLQETFSFRVATPEAAIVLA; encoded by the coding sequence ATGAATCACCTGCTGCGCGAACACGCTCCCATCACCCGGGACACCTGGGCGATGATCGACGACGAGGCGAAGACCCGGCTGTCCGCGGCCCTGGGCGCCCGTCGTCTGGTCGACTTCGCCGGCCCTCTGGGCTGGCAGCACTCCGCGACGTCGACGGGCCGGGTCGGTCCGGTCGTGTCCGCGCCGGCGGAGGGTGTGATCGCCCGGCCGCGTAAGGTGCTGCCGCTCGCCGAGGTCCGGGCCGGCTTCTCGATGTCCCGCGAAGAGCTCGACGCCGCCACGCGCGGGGCCGTGGACGTGGACTTCGCGACCCTGGACGCTGCCGCCCGGAAGATCGCAGAAGTCGAGAACTCCGCGGTCTTCGACGGCTGGGACGAACTCGGCATGACCGGCATCGCCGCGGCCTCTCCGCACACCCCGATCCAGACGGGTGATGACCCCCGCCGTCTCGCCGTCCATGTCGCCGCCGCGGTGGCCGCGCTCAAGAACTCCGGGATCGGCGGCCCCTACGGGCTCGCCCTCGGCTACGACGCCTGGGTGAACGCGACGGGCGGCAATGACATGGGCGGTTCGCCGCTCCTCACGCACCTGCAGCGCATCCTGGAGGGTCCCGTGCAGTGGACCCCGGGAATCAACTCCTCCGTGGTGCTGAGCCTGCGCGGCGGGGACTTCATCCTGGAGAGCGGTGAGGACCTGGCCGTCGGCTATGCGGACCACTCCGCCGCGAGCGTGGAGCTGTATCTCCAGGAGACCTTCAGCTTCCGCGTGGCGACGCCGGAGGCCGCGATCGTCCTCGCCTGA
- a CDS encoding ABC transporter ATP-binding protein, with product MTHSILAAERLSLGFEGRTVVEELSLQFEQGSVTTIIGPNGCGKSTLLKGLSRLLKPTAGRVLLEGRDVLSFSQRELARRVAVLPQTPQAPSGLTVTELVTRGRHPRQKWYQQFSAGDEAAVAAALAATDITDLADMALDDLSGGQRQRAWISLALAQESDILLLDEPTTYLDLAHQVEVLELVRRLNRELGRTVVMVLHDISLAARYSDRIVALRGGRVEAQGEPVDVVTPELLWSVFGLRAQVVSEPSEGRPHVIPLGAGADDASRLGAA from the coding sequence ATGACCCACTCCATCCTGGCCGCCGAGCGGCTGAGCCTGGGTTTCGAGGGACGGACCGTGGTGGAGGAGCTGAGCCTGCAGTTCGAGCAGGGGAGCGTCACCACCATCATCGGGCCGAACGGCTGCGGCAAGTCGACGCTGCTCAAGGGCCTTTCCCGGCTGCTGAAGCCCACCGCCGGACGGGTGCTCCTGGAGGGCCGCGACGTCCTGTCGTTCTCGCAGCGGGAGCTCGCCCGGCGCGTGGCGGTCCTGCCGCAGACACCGCAGGCGCCTTCAGGGCTCACCGTCACCGAGCTCGTCACACGCGGCCGTCATCCCCGGCAGAAGTGGTATCAGCAGTTCTCGGCGGGGGATGAGGCGGCCGTGGCTGCGGCCCTCGCGGCCACCGACATCACGGATCTGGCGGACATGGCGCTCGACGATCTCTCGGGCGGACAGCGGCAGCGTGCCTGGATCTCCTTGGCGCTGGCTCAGGAGAGCGACATCCTCCTGCTCGACGAACCGACCACCTACCTGGACCTGGCGCATCAGGTGGAGGTGCTGGAACTCGTGCGGCGGCTCAACCGCGAACTGGGCCGGACCGTGGTCATGGTGCTGCACGACATCTCGCTGGCCGCACGGTACTCGGACCGCATCGTCGCCCTCAGGGGCGGCCGCGTTGAGGCGCAGGGCGAGCCGGTGGACGTCGTCACACCGGAACTGCTGTGGTCCGTCTTCGGATTGCGGGCGCAGGTGGTGTCGGAGCCATCCGAAGGTCGGCCGCATGTCATCCCACTCGGCGCCGGCGCGGACGACGCCTCGCGTCTCGGGGCGGCCTGA
- a CDS encoding SRPBCC family protein, translating to MPWFRSKTNGPSDVPSLFTVRNSRAIAADPPAVWNLIRPAEKARLLNPDIVRTFSAPAQPEVGGAIECFLAVVDGEEQLSAIVVVEEVENRLAVVRGWGSHDPLSRQEYHLAPSGEGTELTLISFFSHGPDAPVSLEKYQAGHHVWNEEYLTAVERYFTRV from the coding sequence ATGCCATGGTTCAGATCGAAGACGAACGGCCCTTCCGACGTGCCGTCGCTGTTCACCGTCCGGAATTCACGGGCGATCGCCGCGGACCCTCCCGCCGTCTGGAACCTGATCCGTCCGGCGGAGAAGGCGCGGCTCCTGAATCCGGACATCGTCCGGACCTTCTCGGCCCCCGCCCAGCCCGAGGTCGGCGGAGCGATCGAGTGTTTCCTCGCCGTGGTCGACGGCGAGGAGCAGCTCAGCGCCATCGTCGTTGTCGAGGAGGTGGAAAACCGTCTGGCGGTCGTCCGGGGCTGGGGCAGCCACGATCCGCTGTCCCGACAGGAATATCATCTGGCGCCTTCGGGCGAAGGGACGGAGCTGACACTCATCTCCTTCTTCAGCCATGGCCCTGACGCCCCGGTCAGCCTCGAGAAGTATCAGGCCGGACATCACGTGTGGAACGAGGAGTACCTGACGGCCGTCGAGCGGTACTTCACCCGGGTCTGA